In the Oryzias latipes chromosome 23, ASM223467v1 genome, one interval contains:
- the grip1 gene encoding glutamate receptor-interacting protein 1 isoform X7 produces MIAVSFKCRCQILRRVNKDEGPYTKHSGGSRPPDGALAIRRQSIPDEFRGCTLVELMKKEGTTLGLTVSGGIDKDGKPRVSNLRQGGIAARSDQLNVGDYIRSVNGINLAKFRHDEIISLLKNVGERVVLEVEYELPPVSVQGSGVVFKTVEVTLHKEGNSFGFVIRGGASEDRNKSRPIVVTTIRPGGPADREGTVKPGDRLLSIDGIRLHGSTLSEALSILKQCGQEATLLIEYDVSVMDSVATASGPLLVEVAKATGSSLGVALSTSMFCNKQVIVIDKVKPASIADRCGALHAGDHILSVDGKSMEFCSLAEATQLLSAACQTVRLEILPQHQARPALNAPQHALSHSFSPGSMSAYSLSSLNMSTLPRNMYPTSPRSTMMKRKAKKKDFKSSLSLASSTVGLAGQVVHTETTEVSLLGDGIMGFGLQLQGGVFATETLSSPPLIAYIDPDSPAERCGILQIGDRILTINGVPTEDSTLEETNQLLRDSSITAQLTLEIEFDVAESVVPSSGTFHVKLPKKPGVELGITISSPSNRKPGDPLIISDIKKGSVAHRTGTLELGDKLLAIDNIRVENCSMEEAVQILQQCEELVKLKIRKDEDNSDEQEVSGSIIYTVELQRYGGPLGITISGTEEPFDPIIISSLSKGGLAERTGAIHVGDRILAINSSSLKGKPLSEAISLLQQAGETVTLKIKKQGELSSPNACVIGSGLGVGLNHENQDGEEEPVITVAPPTSQRAFSTLPSVDSAVESWDGSNVDSSFSVPPFQYSFHDWRHLKANNSQPSSTRQRANPLSDLGLTDEDWDRPLLGGASNLHTGLISDSRFSVGHDGTEPDQEENFWSQALEDLETCGQSGILRELEESGEETRLLALATIMSGSTLSLNHDPTPLRSTLGRQASFQERSNLKPQVTPRSNTLPSDPQRRAFAMRKMRQEVNDILNQNPVELHKLVLEKGSDLEDFGFSVSDGLLDRGVYVNNIRPGGPAEKGGLCAYDRILQINHVRTRDFDCCLVVPLIAESPNRLELVISRNPSSSSPSTLTNHNNGANRCSPSPQPACDTVGPSELCTDHGEDGGPIKWNQPGDGLGAGLGVGSVTNNSL; encoded by the exons ATGATCGCCGTGTCGTTCAAATGTCGCTGCCAGATCCTGCGCAGGGTGAACAAAG ATGAGGGGCCGTACACCAAACACTCCGGCGGGTCTCGACCTCCAGATGGAGCTCTGGCCATCAGGAGGCAGAGCATTCCAG ACGAGTTTCGGGGCTGCACACTGGTGGAGCTGATGAAGAAGGAGGGCACCACGCTGGGGCTGACGGTGTCGGGCGGCATCGACAAAGACGGGAAACCTCGGGTCTCAAACCTGCGCCAGGGAGGCATCGCTGCCAG GAGCGACCAGCTGAACGTGGGCGACTACATCCGCTCGGTCAACGGCATCAACCTGGCCAAGTTCAGGCACGACGAGATCATCAGCCTGCTGAAGAACGTCGGCGAGCGAGTGGTGCTGGAGGTGGAGTACGAGCTGCCGCCCGTAT CTGTGCAGGGGTCAGGAGTTGTCTTCAAGACCGTGGAGGTCACGCTGCACAAAGAGGGAAACAGCTTCGGCTTCGTCATCAGAGGAGGAGCCAGCGAGGACAGGAACAAGTCCCGCCCCATTGTCGTAACGACCATCAGACCCGGCGGACCGGCCGACAG GGAGGGAACGGTCAAACCGGGAGACCGTCTGCTGAGCATCGACGGGATCCGTCTCCACGGCAGCACGCTGTCCGAGGCCCTCAGCATCCTGAAGCAGTGCGGGCAGGAAGCCACGCTGCTGATCGAGTACGACGTGTCAGTCATGG aCTCTGTAGCTACAGCATCCGGCCCTCTGCTGGTTGAGGTTGCCAAGGCAACCGGCTCCAGTCTGGGAGTGGCCCTTTCCACCTCCATGTTCTGCAACAAACAGGTCATCGTCATCGACAAAGTCAAACCCGCCAGCATCGCAGACAG ATGTGGTGCTCTCCATGCAGGAGATCACATTTTATCTGTAGACGGCAAATCGATGGAGTTTTGTTCTCTGGCTGAAGCCACGCAGCTGCTCTCTGCTGCCTGTCAGACCGTCCGGCTGGAGATTCTACCCCAACACCAGGCCCGACCGGCCCTGAACGCACCGCAACATG CTCTCAGCCACTCATTCTCTCCTGGATCCATGTCTGCCTATAGCCTCTCGTCCCTCAACATGAGCACTCTGCCCCGGAACATGTATCCCACAAGCCCCCGCAGCACCATGATGAAGAGGAAGGCCAAGAAGAAGGACTTCAAGAGTTCCT TGTCCCTGGCCTCCAGCACCGTCGGGCTCGCGGGTCAGGTGGTCCACACTGAGACCACCGAGGTATCGCTGCTCGGCGACGGCATCATGGGCTTTGGCCTGCAGCTGCAGGGCGGAGTCTTTGCCACGGAGACGCTGTCGTCGCCGCCGCTCATCGCCTACATCGACCCAGACAGCCCAGCTGAAAG gtgtGGCATCCTGCAGATCGGCGACAGGATCCTGACCATCAACGGCGTCCCGACCGAAGACTCCACCCTGGAAGAAACCAACCAGCTGCTCCGAGACTCGTCCATCACGGCGCAGCTCACGCTGGAGATCGAGTTTGACGTTGCAG AGTCGGTGGTTCCCAGTTCAGGAACGTTCCACGTCAAGCTGCCAAAGAAACCCGGGGTGGAGCTTGGAATCACCATCAGCT cgCCGTCCAACAGGAAGCCCGGAGACCCTCTGATCATCTCAGACATCAAGAAGGGCAGCGTGGCTCACAG GACGGGAACGCTGGAGCTCGGAGACAAGCTGCTGGCCATCGACAACATCCGGGTGGAGAACTGCTCCATGGAGGAAGCCGTGCAGATCCTCCAGCAGTGCGAGGAGCTGGTCAAGCTGAAGATCCGCAAAGACGAAGACAACTCCG ACGAGCAGGAGGTGTCCGGCAGCATCATCTACACCGTGGAGCTGCAGAGGTACGGAGGCCCGCTGGGAATCACCATCTCAGGCACCGAGGAGCCCTTCGACCCCATCATCATCTCCTCCCTGAGCAAAGGGGGGCTGGCTGAAAG GACGGGCGCCATCCACGTGGGCGACCGCATTCTGGCCATCAACAGCAGCAGCCTGAAGGGGAAGCCGCTGAGCGAGGCCATCAGCCTGCTGCAGCAGGCGGGGGAGACCGTCACGCTGAAGATCAAGAAGCAGGGGGAGC TGTCGAGCCCAAACGCCTGCGTCATTGGCTCAGGCTTGGGGGTGGGGCTTAACCACGAAAACCAGGATGGGGAGGAGGAGCCTGTCATCACTGTTGCGCCTCCAACGAGCCAGCGAGCGTTCAGCACCCTGCCGTCTGTGGACAGCGCCGTGGAGTCCTGGGACGGCTCCAACGTGGACAGCAGCTTCAGCG tgCCGCCGTTTCAGTACAGCTTCCACGACTGGCGCCACCTGAAGGCCAACAACAGCCAGCCGTCCTCCACTCGCCAAAGAGCCAATCCGCTGTCAGATCTGGGGCTGACCGATGAGGACTGGGACCGCCCACTGCTGGGGGG CGCCTCTAATCTGCACACTGGTCTAATCTCAGACAGCAG GTTCAGTGTGGGACATGACGGGACAGAACCGGACCAGGAGGAGAACTTCTGGTCTCAGGCCCTGGAGGATTTGGAAACATGCGGTCAGAGCGGCATCCTTAGAGAGCTGGAG GAGTCTGGAGAGGAGACCCGCCTCCTGGCTCTG GCGACCATCATGTCCGGCTCCACCCTCAGCCTGAACCATGACCCCACCCCTCTGCGCAGCACCCTGGGGCGCCAGGCGAGCTTCCAGGAACGCAGCAATTTGAAACCACAG GTGACTCCCCGGTCCAACACCCTACCCTCCGACCCTCAACGCAGAGCCTTCGCCATGAGGAAAATGAGGCAGGAAGTCAACGACATCCTCAACCAGAACCCTGTGGAACTCCATAAG CTCGTTTTAGAGAAAGGCTCGGACCTGGAGGACTTTGGTTTTAGCGTCTCCGACGGTCTGCTCGACCGCGGCGTTTATGTCAACAACATCCGACCTGGAGGCCCCGCGGAGAAAGGCGGTCTCTGTGCGTACGACCGAATATTACAG ATCAACCACGTGCGGACGCGGGACTTTGACTGCTGCCTCGTCGTTCCTCTCATCGCAGAATCTCCGAATCGCCTTGAACTGGTCATCAGCCGaaacccctcctcctcctccccctccactctgaccaatcacaaCAATGGCGCCAACCGCTGCAGCCCCTCCCCTCAGCCGGCCTGCGACACGGTCGGACCCTCAGAGCTTTGTACTGATCATGGAGAAGATGGTGGTCCGATCAAGTGGAACCAACCAGGAGATGGGTTAGGGGCGGGGCTTGGGGTGGGGTCAGTTACCAATAATTCCTTATAG
- the grip1 gene encoding glutamate receptor-interacting protein 1 isoform X8 yields MIAVSFKCRCQILRRVNKDEGPYTKHSGGSRPPDGALAIRRQSIPDEFRGCTLVELMKKEGTTLGLTVSGGIDKDGKPRVSNLRQGGIAARSDQLNVGDYIRSVNGINLAKFRHDEIISLLKNVGERVVLEVEYELPPVSVQGSGVVFKTVEVTLHKEGNSFGFVIRGGASEDRNKSRPIVVTTIRPGGPADREGTVKPGDRLLSIDGIRLHGSTLSEALSILKQCGQEATLLIEYDVSVMDSVATASGPLLVEVAKATGSSLGVALSTSMFCNKQVIVIDKVKPASIADRCGALHAGDHILSVDGKSMEFCSLAEATQLLSAACQTVRLEILPQHQARPALNAPQHALSHSFSPGSMSAYSLSSLNMSTLPRNMYPTSPRSTMMKRKAKKKDFKSSLSLASSTVGLAGQVVHTETTEVSLLGDGIMGFGLQLQGGVFATETLSSPPLIAYIDPDSPAERCGILQIGDRILTINGVPTEDSTLEETNQLLRDSSITAQLTLEIEFDVAESVVPSSGTFHVKLPKKPGVELGITISSPSNRKPGDPLIISDIKKGSVAHRTGTLELGDKLLAIDNIRVENCSMEEAVQILQQCEELVKLKIRKDEDNSDEQEVSGSIIYTVELQRYGGPLGITISGTEEPFDPIIISSLSKGGLAERTGAIHVGDRILAINSSSLKGKPLSEAISLLQQAGETVTLKIKKQGELSSPNACVIGSGLGVGLNHENQDGEEEPVITVAPPTSQRAFSTLPSVDSAVESWDGSNVDSSFSVPPFQYSFHDWRHLKANNSQPSSTRQRANPLSDLGLTDEDWDRPLLGGASNLHTGLISDSRFSVGHDGTEPDQEENFWSQALEDLETCGQSGILRELEATIMSGSTLSLNHDPTPLRSTLGRQASFQERSNLKPQVTPRSNTLPSDPQRRAFAMRKMRQEVNDILNQNPVELHKLVLEKGSDLEDFGFSVSDGLLDRGVYVNNIRPGGPAEKGGLCAYDRILQINHVRTRDFDCCLVVPLIAESPNRLELVISRNPSSSSPSTLTNHNNGANRCSPSPQPACDTVGPSELCTDHGEDGGPIKWNQPGDGLGAGLGVGSVTNNSL; encoded by the exons ATGATCGCCGTGTCGTTCAAATGTCGCTGCCAGATCCTGCGCAGGGTGAACAAAG ATGAGGGGCCGTACACCAAACACTCCGGCGGGTCTCGACCTCCAGATGGAGCTCTGGCCATCAGGAGGCAGAGCATTCCAG ACGAGTTTCGGGGCTGCACACTGGTGGAGCTGATGAAGAAGGAGGGCACCACGCTGGGGCTGACGGTGTCGGGCGGCATCGACAAAGACGGGAAACCTCGGGTCTCAAACCTGCGCCAGGGAGGCATCGCTGCCAG GAGCGACCAGCTGAACGTGGGCGACTACATCCGCTCGGTCAACGGCATCAACCTGGCCAAGTTCAGGCACGACGAGATCATCAGCCTGCTGAAGAACGTCGGCGAGCGAGTGGTGCTGGAGGTGGAGTACGAGCTGCCGCCCGTAT CTGTGCAGGGGTCAGGAGTTGTCTTCAAGACCGTGGAGGTCACGCTGCACAAAGAGGGAAACAGCTTCGGCTTCGTCATCAGAGGAGGAGCCAGCGAGGACAGGAACAAGTCCCGCCCCATTGTCGTAACGACCATCAGACCCGGCGGACCGGCCGACAG GGAGGGAACGGTCAAACCGGGAGACCGTCTGCTGAGCATCGACGGGATCCGTCTCCACGGCAGCACGCTGTCCGAGGCCCTCAGCATCCTGAAGCAGTGCGGGCAGGAAGCCACGCTGCTGATCGAGTACGACGTGTCAGTCATGG aCTCTGTAGCTACAGCATCCGGCCCTCTGCTGGTTGAGGTTGCCAAGGCAACCGGCTCCAGTCTGGGAGTGGCCCTTTCCACCTCCATGTTCTGCAACAAACAGGTCATCGTCATCGACAAAGTCAAACCCGCCAGCATCGCAGACAG ATGTGGTGCTCTCCATGCAGGAGATCACATTTTATCTGTAGACGGCAAATCGATGGAGTTTTGTTCTCTGGCTGAAGCCACGCAGCTGCTCTCTGCTGCCTGTCAGACCGTCCGGCTGGAGATTCTACCCCAACACCAGGCCCGACCGGCCCTGAACGCACCGCAACATG CTCTCAGCCACTCATTCTCTCCTGGATCCATGTCTGCCTATAGCCTCTCGTCCCTCAACATGAGCACTCTGCCCCGGAACATGTATCCCACAAGCCCCCGCAGCACCATGATGAAGAGGAAGGCCAAGAAGAAGGACTTCAAGAGTTCCT TGTCCCTGGCCTCCAGCACCGTCGGGCTCGCGGGTCAGGTGGTCCACACTGAGACCACCGAGGTATCGCTGCTCGGCGACGGCATCATGGGCTTTGGCCTGCAGCTGCAGGGCGGAGTCTTTGCCACGGAGACGCTGTCGTCGCCGCCGCTCATCGCCTACATCGACCCAGACAGCCCAGCTGAAAG gtgtGGCATCCTGCAGATCGGCGACAGGATCCTGACCATCAACGGCGTCCCGACCGAAGACTCCACCCTGGAAGAAACCAACCAGCTGCTCCGAGACTCGTCCATCACGGCGCAGCTCACGCTGGAGATCGAGTTTGACGTTGCAG AGTCGGTGGTTCCCAGTTCAGGAACGTTCCACGTCAAGCTGCCAAAGAAACCCGGGGTGGAGCTTGGAATCACCATCAGCT cgCCGTCCAACAGGAAGCCCGGAGACCCTCTGATCATCTCAGACATCAAGAAGGGCAGCGTGGCTCACAG GACGGGAACGCTGGAGCTCGGAGACAAGCTGCTGGCCATCGACAACATCCGGGTGGAGAACTGCTCCATGGAGGAAGCCGTGCAGATCCTCCAGCAGTGCGAGGAGCTGGTCAAGCTGAAGATCCGCAAAGACGAAGACAACTCCG ACGAGCAGGAGGTGTCCGGCAGCATCATCTACACCGTGGAGCTGCAGAGGTACGGAGGCCCGCTGGGAATCACCATCTCAGGCACCGAGGAGCCCTTCGACCCCATCATCATCTCCTCCCTGAGCAAAGGGGGGCTGGCTGAAAG GACGGGCGCCATCCACGTGGGCGACCGCATTCTGGCCATCAACAGCAGCAGCCTGAAGGGGAAGCCGCTGAGCGAGGCCATCAGCCTGCTGCAGCAGGCGGGGGAGACCGTCACGCTGAAGATCAAGAAGCAGGGGGAGC TGTCGAGCCCAAACGCCTGCGTCATTGGCTCAGGCTTGGGGGTGGGGCTTAACCACGAAAACCAGGATGGGGAGGAGGAGCCTGTCATCACTGTTGCGCCTCCAACGAGCCAGCGAGCGTTCAGCACCCTGCCGTCTGTGGACAGCGCCGTGGAGTCCTGGGACGGCTCCAACGTGGACAGCAGCTTCAGCG tgCCGCCGTTTCAGTACAGCTTCCACGACTGGCGCCACCTGAAGGCCAACAACAGCCAGCCGTCCTCCACTCGCCAAAGAGCCAATCCGCTGTCAGATCTGGGGCTGACCGATGAGGACTGGGACCGCCCACTGCTGGGGGG CGCCTCTAATCTGCACACTGGTCTAATCTCAGACAGCAG GTTCAGTGTGGGACATGACGGGACAGAACCGGACCAGGAGGAGAACTTCTGGTCTCAGGCCCTGGAGGATTTGGAAACATGCGGTCAGAGCGGCATCCTTAGAGAGCTGGAG GCGACCATCATGTCCGGCTCCACCCTCAGCCTGAACCATGACCCCACCCCTCTGCGCAGCACCCTGGGGCGCCAGGCGAGCTTCCAGGAACGCAGCAATTTGAAACCACAG GTGACTCCCCGGTCCAACACCCTACCCTCCGACCCTCAACGCAGAGCCTTCGCCATGAGGAAAATGAGGCAGGAAGTCAACGACATCCTCAACCAGAACCCTGTGGAACTCCATAAG CTCGTTTTAGAGAAAGGCTCGGACCTGGAGGACTTTGGTTTTAGCGTCTCCGACGGTCTGCTCGACCGCGGCGTTTATGTCAACAACATCCGACCTGGAGGCCCCGCGGAGAAAGGCGGTCTCTGTGCGTACGACCGAATATTACAG ATCAACCACGTGCGGACGCGGGACTTTGACTGCTGCCTCGTCGTTCCTCTCATCGCAGAATCTCCGAATCGCCTTGAACTGGTCATCAGCCGaaacccctcctcctcctccccctccactctgaccaatcacaaCAATGGCGCCAACCGCTGCAGCCCCTCCCCTCAGCCGGCCTGCGACACGGTCGGACCCTCAGAGCTTTGTACTGATCATGGAGAAGATGGTGGTCCGATCAAGTGGAACCAACCAGGAGATGGGTTAGGGGCGGGGCTTGGGGTGGGGTCAGTTACCAATAATTCCTTATAG
- the grip1 gene encoding glutamate receptor-interacting protein 1 isoform X4 — MIAVSFKCRCQILRRVNKDEGPYTKHSGGSRPPDGALAIRRQSIPDEFRGCTLVELMKKEGTTLGLTVSGGIDKDGKPRVSNLRQGGIAARSDQLNVGDYIRSVNGINLAKFRHDEIISLLKNVGERVVLEVEYELPPVSVQGSGVVFKTVEVTLHKEGNSFGFVIRGGASEDRNKSRPIVVTTIRPGGPADREGTVKPGDRLLSIDGIRLHGSTLSEALSILKQCGQEATLLIEYDVSVMDSVATASGPLLVEVAKATGSSLGVALSTSMFCNKQVIVIDKVKPASIADRCGALHAGDHILSVDGKSMEFCSLAEATQLLSAACQTVRLEILPQHQARPALNAPQHVKVQHSPRPLPWETGGSAPVLPPYHYNTYHPDQSGARSHHRHANNPSLSHSFSPGSMSAYSLSSLNMSTLPRNMYPTSPRSTMMKRKAKKKDFKSSLSLASSTVGLAGQVVHTETTEVSLLGDGIMGFGLQLQGGVFATETLSSPPLIAYIDPDSPAERCGILQIGDRILTINGVPTEDSTLEETNQLLRDSSITAQLTLEIEFDVAESVVPSSGTFHVKLPKKPGVELGITISSPSNRKPGDPLIISDIKKGSVAHRTGTLELGDKLLAIDNIRVENCSMEEAVQILQQCEELVKLKIRKDEDNSDEQEVSGSIIYTVELQRYGGPLGITISGTEEPFDPIIISSLSKGGLAERTGAIHVGDRILAINSSSLKGKPLSEAISLLQQAGETVTLKIKKQGELSSPNACVIGSGLGVGLNHENQDGEEEPVITVAPPTSQRAFSTLPSVDSAVESWDGSNVDSSFSVPPFQYSFHDWRHLKANNSQPSSTRQRANPLSDLGLTDEDWDRPLLGGASNLHTGLISDSRFSVGHDGTEPDQEENFWSQALEDLETCGQSGILRELEESGEETRLLALATIMSGSTLSLNHDPTPLRSTLGRQASFQERSNLKPQVTPRSNTLPSDPQRRAFAMRKMRQEVNDILNQNPVELHKLVLEKGSDLEDFGFSVSDGLLDRGVYVNNIRPGGPAEKGGLCAYDRILQINHVRTRDFDCCLVVPLIAESPNRLELVISRNPSSSSPSTLTNHNNGANRCSPSPQPACDTVGPSELCTDHGEDGGPIKWNQPGDGLGAGLGVGSVTNNSL; from the exons ATGATCGCCGTGTCGTTCAAATGTCGCTGCCAGATCCTGCGCAGGGTGAACAAAG ATGAGGGGCCGTACACCAAACACTCCGGCGGGTCTCGACCTCCAGATGGAGCTCTGGCCATCAGGAGGCAGAGCATTCCAG ACGAGTTTCGGGGCTGCACACTGGTGGAGCTGATGAAGAAGGAGGGCACCACGCTGGGGCTGACGGTGTCGGGCGGCATCGACAAAGACGGGAAACCTCGGGTCTCAAACCTGCGCCAGGGAGGCATCGCTGCCAG GAGCGACCAGCTGAACGTGGGCGACTACATCCGCTCGGTCAACGGCATCAACCTGGCCAAGTTCAGGCACGACGAGATCATCAGCCTGCTGAAGAACGTCGGCGAGCGAGTGGTGCTGGAGGTGGAGTACGAGCTGCCGCCCGTAT CTGTGCAGGGGTCAGGAGTTGTCTTCAAGACCGTGGAGGTCACGCTGCACAAAGAGGGAAACAGCTTCGGCTTCGTCATCAGAGGAGGAGCCAGCGAGGACAGGAACAAGTCCCGCCCCATTGTCGTAACGACCATCAGACCCGGCGGACCGGCCGACAG GGAGGGAACGGTCAAACCGGGAGACCGTCTGCTGAGCATCGACGGGATCCGTCTCCACGGCAGCACGCTGTCCGAGGCCCTCAGCATCCTGAAGCAGTGCGGGCAGGAAGCCACGCTGCTGATCGAGTACGACGTGTCAGTCATGG aCTCTGTAGCTACAGCATCCGGCCCTCTGCTGGTTGAGGTTGCCAAGGCAACCGGCTCCAGTCTGGGAGTGGCCCTTTCCACCTCCATGTTCTGCAACAAACAGGTCATCGTCATCGACAAAGTCAAACCCGCCAGCATCGCAGACAG ATGTGGTGCTCTCCATGCAGGAGATCACATTTTATCTGTAGACGGCAAATCGATGGAGTTTTGTTCTCTGGCTGAAGCCACGCAGCTGCTCTCTGCTGCCTGTCAGACCGTCCGGCTGGAGATTCTACCCCAACACCAGGCCCGACCGGCCCTGAACGCACCGCAACATG TCAAGGTGCAGCATAGCCCCCGCCCTCTCCCCTGGGAAACTGGAGGCTCCGCCCCTGTCCTCCCTCCCTACCACTACAACACGTACCATCCCGACCAATCAGGTGCCAGATCGCACCACCGCCATGCAAACAACCCTT CTCTCAGCCACTCATTCTCTCCTGGATCCATGTCTGCCTATAGCCTCTCGTCCCTCAACATGAGCACTCTGCCCCGGAACATGTATCCCACAAGCCCCCGCAGCACCATGATGAAGAGGAAGGCCAAGAAGAAGGACTTCAAGAGTTCCT TGTCCCTGGCCTCCAGCACCGTCGGGCTCGCGGGTCAGGTGGTCCACACTGAGACCACCGAGGTATCGCTGCTCGGCGACGGCATCATGGGCTTTGGCCTGCAGCTGCAGGGCGGAGTCTTTGCCACGGAGACGCTGTCGTCGCCGCCGCTCATCGCCTACATCGACCCAGACAGCCCAGCTGAAAG gtgtGGCATCCTGCAGATCGGCGACAGGATCCTGACCATCAACGGCGTCCCGACCGAAGACTCCACCCTGGAAGAAACCAACCAGCTGCTCCGAGACTCGTCCATCACGGCGCAGCTCACGCTGGAGATCGAGTTTGACGTTGCAG AGTCGGTGGTTCCCAGTTCAGGAACGTTCCACGTCAAGCTGCCAAAGAAACCCGGGGTGGAGCTTGGAATCACCATCAGCT cgCCGTCCAACAGGAAGCCCGGAGACCCTCTGATCATCTCAGACATCAAGAAGGGCAGCGTGGCTCACAG GACGGGAACGCTGGAGCTCGGAGACAAGCTGCTGGCCATCGACAACATCCGGGTGGAGAACTGCTCCATGGAGGAAGCCGTGCAGATCCTCCAGCAGTGCGAGGAGCTGGTCAAGCTGAAGATCCGCAAAGACGAAGACAACTCCG ACGAGCAGGAGGTGTCCGGCAGCATCATCTACACCGTGGAGCTGCAGAGGTACGGAGGCCCGCTGGGAATCACCATCTCAGGCACCGAGGAGCCCTTCGACCCCATCATCATCTCCTCCCTGAGCAAAGGGGGGCTGGCTGAAAG GACGGGCGCCATCCACGTGGGCGACCGCATTCTGGCCATCAACAGCAGCAGCCTGAAGGGGAAGCCGCTGAGCGAGGCCATCAGCCTGCTGCAGCAGGCGGGGGAGACCGTCACGCTGAAGATCAAGAAGCAGGGGGAGC TGTCGAGCCCAAACGCCTGCGTCATTGGCTCAGGCTTGGGGGTGGGGCTTAACCACGAAAACCAGGATGGGGAGGAGGAGCCTGTCATCACTGTTGCGCCTCCAACGAGCCAGCGAGCGTTCAGCACCCTGCCGTCTGTGGACAGCGCCGTGGAGTCCTGGGACGGCTCCAACGTGGACAGCAGCTTCAGCG tgCCGCCGTTTCAGTACAGCTTCCACGACTGGCGCCACCTGAAGGCCAACAACAGCCAGCCGTCCTCCACTCGCCAAAGAGCCAATCCGCTGTCAGATCTGGGGCTGACCGATGAGGACTGGGACCGCCCACTGCTGGGGGG CGCCTCTAATCTGCACACTGGTCTAATCTCAGACAGCAG GTTCAGTGTGGGACATGACGGGACAGAACCGGACCAGGAGGAGAACTTCTGGTCTCAGGCCCTGGAGGATTTGGAAACATGCGGTCAGAGCGGCATCCTTAGAGAGCTGGAG GAGTCTGGAGAGGAGACCCGCCTCCTGGCTCTG GCGACCATCATGTCCGGCTCCACCCTCAGCCTGAACCATGACCCCACCCCTCTGCGCAGCACCCTGGGGCGCCAGGCGAGCTTCCAGGAACGCAGCAATTTGAAACCACAG GTGACTCCCCGGTCCAACACCCTACCCTCCGACCCTCAACGCAGAGCCTTCGCCATGAGGAAAATGAGGCAGGAAGTCAACGACATCCTCAACCAGAACCCTGTGGAACTCCATAAG CTCGTTTTAGAGAAAGGCTCGGACCTGGAGGACTTTGGTTTTAGCGTCTCCGACGGTCTGCTCGACCGCGGCGTTTATGTCAACAACATCCGACCTGGAGGCCCCGCGGAGAAAGGCGGTCTCTGTGCGTACGACCGAATATTACAG ATCAACCACGTGCGGACGCGGGACTTTGACTGCTGCCTCGTCGTTCCTCTCATCGCAGAATCTCCGAATCGCCTTGAACTGGTCATCAGCCGaaacccctcctcctcctccccctccactctgaccaatcacaaCAATGGCGCCAACCGCTGCAGCCCCTCCCCTCAGCCGGCCTGCGACACGGTCGGACCCTCAGAGCTTTGTACTGATCATGGAGAAGATGGTGGTCCGATCAAGTGGAACCAACCAGGAGATGGGTTAGGGGCGGGGCTTGGGGTGGGGTCAGTTACCAATAATTCCTTATAG